In Sphingobacterium sp. PCS056, the following proteins share a genomic window:
- the traM gene encoding conjugative transposon protein TraM has translation MEKQVKTAKEIKKRKFLLMLPILVLPFLTAFFWALGGGRDGEVTKGEDAKQAGLNSMLPDANLKEDRVLDKMGYYDQAHKDSAKFEELMKNDPNYQMYQDEIAGKPYDYFGNPQNYSGLNRSLNGRGNFNNPNEENIYRKLAELNNEINRPAVPGGDVSGLTTYRSAPLSGYSGVNSSDIDRLEQMMGMMGQSGGEDQEITQLNGMLEKILDIQHPDRVQDKLKQKSQQKKGQVYPVRKVVNGNNISLLQAVRNTNTGENGFYSLDKSSNDSVDQNAIPAVIHDNQVLVNGSTVKLRLTEDVQINGVVIPKGNFLFGIASLNGERLGIGIDNIRYGNSIYPVELTVFDIDGLDGIYIPGAISRDVAKESADRSLQNIGLTSLDPSIGMQAAGFGIEAVKSLTSKKVKLVKVTVKAGYLVLLRDEKQKQSLTN, from the coding sequence ATGGAAAAACAAGTAAAAACAGCAAAAGAAATTAAGAAGCGTAAATTCCTGCTTATGTTGCCCATTCTTGTGTTACCATTTCTAACCGCTTTCTTTTGGGCGTTAGGTGGAGGTAGGGATGGTGAAGTAACAAAGGGTGAAGATGCTAAACAAGCGGGACTAAACAGTATGCTACCGGATGCAAATCTTAAAGAGGATAGAGTGCTGGATAAAATGGGTTATTACGATCAGGCTCATAAGGATTCTGCAAAGTTTGAGGAATTGATGAAAAACGATCCAAACTATCAAATGTATCAAGACGAAATAGCCGGGAAACCTTATGACTATTTTGGTAATCCTCAAAATTATAGTGGGTTGAATAGATCGCTTAATGGTCGGGGTAATTTCAATAATCCGAACGAAGAAAACATTTATCGGAAGCTAGCAGAATTAAATAATGAGATCAACCGACCTGCTGTGCCGGGAGGTGATGTTTCCGGGCTAACTACATATCGAAGTGCCCCGTTATCAGGGTATTCTGGCGTAAATAGCAGTGACATTGATCGATTGGAACAGATGATGGGGATGATGGGGCAATCCGGGGGAGAAGATCAGGAGATTACCCAATTGAACGGGATGTTAGAAAAAATACTGGATATACAACATCCAGACCGTGTACAGGATAAGTTAAAGCAAAAGTCTCAGCAAAAAAAAGGACAGGTTTATCCCGTGAGAAAGGTGGTAAACGGAAACAACATCAGTTTGCTGCAAGCGGTCCGTAATACAAATACCGGGGAAAATGGATTCTATTCATTAGATAAATCTTCAAATGATTCTGTTGATCAGAATGCAATTCCGGCAGTTATTCACGATAACCAGGTACTTGTCAATGGTTCAACAGTAAAACTAAGGTTAACCGAGGATGTACAGATCAATGGCGTGGTTATACCAAAGGGCAATTTTTTGTTTGGTATAGCTTCGCTAAACGGAGAACGCCTTGGTATAGGTATCGATAATATCCGTTACGGTAATTCTATTTACCCCGTTGAATTAACAGTATTTGACATTGACGGATTGGACGGGATATATATTCCCGGAGCGATATCCCGTGATGTAGCCAAAGAATCAGCTGATCGTTCACTACAGAATATAGGTTTAACCAGTTTAGATCCGTCAATCGGAATGCAGGCGGCGGGGTTCGGAATTGAGGCAGTAAAAAGTCTAACGAGCAAGAAAGTGAAGTTAGTGAAAGTCACTGTAAAGGCAGGTTATTTGGTCTTGTTGCGTGATGAAAAGCAAAAGCAAAGTTTAACAAATTAA
- the traN gene encoding conjugative transposon protein TraN, which translates to MKKRSAEMIMGLILFISGVVGAFAQNGMSLKTNDAVPHRIEVGYFKTSNIVFPHAIVSVDRGSKDLLVQKAAGVENILQVKAGKEGFSETNLSVVLADGKLCSFIVAYAKDPNVLNFSLMSTSKSNTVYLTPESINESEVKKYADYALYTKHGRSGVKSESNSIMLDLNGIFIHQDIMYFKAKIENRSNIGYDIDQFRLFIRDQKKAKRTASQEVEIEPVYVHNQVDKIKARSIQIMIFAVPKFTIPDKKYLNIQLMEKNGGRHLELAVKNKSIINAIPLK; encoded by the coding sequence ATGAAAAAGAGAAGTGCGGAAATGATAATGGGATTAATCCTGTTCATTTCAGGAGTTGTAGGTGCGTTTGCTCAAAACGGAATGTCTTTAAAGACTAACGATGCCGTGCCGCATCGTATCGAGGTCGGCTATTTTAAGACAAGTAATATTGTGTTCCCTCATGCCATTGTTAGTGTGGATCGGGGTAGTAAAGATTTATTGGTTCAAAAAGCCGCTGGTGTAGAAAATATTTTACAGGTCAAAGCAGGAAAGGAAGGTTTTTCGGAAACGAACCTAAGTGTCGTACTTGCCGATGGGAAACTATGTTCTTTCATTGTAGCCTATGCAAAAGATCCGAATGTGCTTAATTTCTCCTTAATGAGTACGAGCAAGAGCAACACGGTATATCTGACACCGGAATCGATCAATGAGTCCGAAGTGAAAAAATATGCCGACTATGCGCTGTACACAAAGCACGGTAGAAGCGGTGTAAAAAGCGAGAGTAATAGTATTATGCTTGATCTCAATGGGATTTTTATTCATCAGGATATTATGTATTTCAAGGCGAAAATTGAGAATCGTTCCAATATAGGTTATGATATTGATCAGTTCCGGCTGTTTATCCGGGATCAGAAAAAAGCTAAACGTACAGCTTCTCAGGAAGTAGAGATTGAGCCGGTATATGTACATAACCAAGTTGACAAAATAAAAGCTCGCTCCATTCAGATTATGATTTTCGCTGTCCCCAAATTTACAATTCCTGACAAAAAGTATCTGAATATCCAATTAATGGAAAAAAATGGTGGGCGACACTTGGAGTTAGCGGTAAAGAATAAAAGTATCATTAATGCTATCCCTTTGAAATAG